From the genome of Dickeya aquatica, one region includes:
- a CDS encoding U32 family peptidase produces the protein MKYSLGALLYYWPKADIEAFYHAAVTSSADIIYLGETVCSKRRSMKVNDWLALARDVARSGKQVVISTLALLQAPSELNELQRYVENGEFLLEANDLGAVNMAAERGLPFVAGHALNCYNAYTLRLLHKQGMMRWCMPVELSRDWLQHLLNQCDELGFRHQFEVEVLSYGHLPLAYSARCFTARSENRAKDECETCCLNYPQGRQVLSQENQQVFVLNGIQTQSGYCYNLGNDLASMDGLVDIVRLSPQGPDTLAMLARFRANQHGEHPLVLENQQDCNGYWRRLAGLELVD, from the coding sequence ATGAAATATTCACTAGGCGCACTGCTTTACTACTGGCCAAAAGCTGACATTGAGGCTTTCTATCACGCCGCCGTTACCAGCAGTGCCGATATCATCTATCTGGGTGAGACGGTGTGCAGTAAACGGCGCAGCATGAAAGTAAACGACTGGCTCGCCTTAGCGCGTGATGTCGCGCGCAGCGGCAAGCAAGTGGTTATCTCCACGCTGGCGCTATTGCAAGCCCCCTCTGAACTCAATGAGCTACAACGCTATGTGGAAAACGGCGAGTTTCTGCTGGAAGCCAACGATCTCGGTGCGGTTAATATGGCCGCCGAGCGCGGTCTGCCGTTTGTCGCCGGACATGCGCTGAATTGCTACAACGCCTATACGCTGCGCTTGCTGCACAAACAGGGCATGATGCGCTGGTGTATGCCCGTTGAGCTGTCGCGTGACTGGCTGCAACATCTGCTCAATCAATGTGATGAGCTGGGCTTTCGCCATCAATTCGAGGTTGAAGTGCTGAGCTATGGTCATCTGCCGCTGGCTTATTCCGCACGCTGTTTTACCGCTCGCTCGGAAAACCGCGCCAAAGATGAGTGTGAAACCTGTTGTCTGAACTATCCACAAGGCCGTCAGGTGCTATCGCAGGAAAACCAGCAGGTGTTCGTGCTCAACGGTATCCAGACTCAGAGCGGTTACTGCTATAACCTGGGTAATGATTTGGCCTCCATGGACGGGCTGGTGGATATCGTGCGCCTGTCACCGCAGGGGCCTGACACGCTGGCGATGCTGGCGCGTTTTCGCGCTAACCAGCATGGGGAACACCCGCTGGTGCTGGAAAACCAGCAGGATTGCAACGGCTACTGGCGGCGTCTGGCCGGGCTGGAGCTGGTTGATTAG
- the ubiU gene encoding ubiquinone anaerobic biosynthesis protein UbiU gives MELLCPAGNLPALKAAIDQGADAVYIGLKDDTNARHFAGLNFTDKKLQDAGDYVHQRRRKLHIAINTFAHPDGYSRWQRAVDTAVQTAGADALILADLAMLEYAAERYPSVERHVSVQASATNEQAIRFYQRHFDVARVVLPRVLSIHQVKQLARTSPVPLEVFAFGSLCIMAEGRCYLSSYLTGESPNTVGACSPARFVRWQQTDQGMESRLNDVLIDRYQDNENAGYPTLCKGRYLVDGQRYHALEEPTSLNTLELLPELMAANIASVKIEGRQRSPAYVSQVTKVWRQAIDRCKADPAHFSATPEWMDALGALAEGTQTTLGAYHRQWQ, from the coding sequence ATGGAGTTGCTTTGCCCCGCCGGGAACTTACCGGCACTGAAAGCCGCCATTGACCAGGGGGCCGATGCGGTGTACATCGGGCTGAAAGACGATACCAACGCCCGCCACTTCGCTGGCCTGAATTTCACCGACAAAAAATTGCAGGATGCTGGCGACTATGTGCATCAGCGTCGGCGCAAACTGCACATCGCCATCAATACGTTTGCTCACCCTGATGGTTACTCGCGCTGGCAACGGGCGGTGGATACGGCCGTGCAAACAGCCGGAGCGGATGCGTTGATCCTGGCTGATTTAGCGATGCTGGAATATGCCGCCGAGCGCTACCCGAGCGTTGAGCGACACGTCTCGGTACAGGCATCCGCCACCAATGAGCAGGCCATTCGCTTCTACCAGCGCCATTTTGACGTCGCACGGGTGGTTTTGCCACGCGTGCTCTCGATTCATCAGGTCAAACAGCTGGCACGCACCAGCCCGGTGCCGCTGGAAGTGTTTGCCTTTGGCAGCCTGTGCATTATGGCCGAAGGACGCTGTTATCTGTCGTCCTATTTAACCGGTGAGTCCCCGAATACCGTGGGGGCCTGCTCGCCGGCACGCTTTGTGCGCTGGCAGCAAACGGATCAGGGCATGGAATCCCGCCTGAATGATGTACTGATAGACCGCTATCAGGATAACGAAAATGCCGGTTATCCCACCTTGTGTAAAGGCCGCTATCTGGTTGATGGCCAGCGCTATCACGCGCTGGAAGAGCCGACCAGCCTCAATACGCTGGAGTTGCTGCCGGAGCTGATGGCCGCCAACATCGCGTCGGTAAAAATCGAAGGCCGCCAGCGCAGCCCGGCCTACGTCAGTCAGGTGACAAAAGTGTGGCGTCAGGCGATTGACCGCTGCAAAGCCGACCCGGCGCATTTCAGTGCCACCCCAGAATGGATGGATGCACTGGGCGCACTTGCCGAAGGCACACAAACCACGCTGGGCGCTTACCACCGTCAGTGGCAGTAG
- the ubiT gene encoding ubiquinone anaerobic biosynthesis accessory factor UbiT yields MLEKLRAQIVRQGPRLLSKPLTLTPFFLQRRVMEQLLDWQFRQALEEGELDFLQGRWLRVEVRDIGLQWFVTLCNNRLAISHNELADVSFSADANDLILIAARLEDPDTLFFQRRLRIEGDTELGLYVKNLMDAIELENMPAPLRTGLLQLAGFIAAGLQEGAQPVGAHMPVSC; encoded by the coding sequence GTGTTGGAAAAACTACGGGCACAGATTGTGCGTCAAGGGCCGCGCTTACTGAGTAAGCCATTAACATTAACGCCTTTTTTCCTGCAACGTCGGGTGATGGAGCAACTGCTGGACTGGCAGTTTCGCCAGGCACTGGAGGAAGGGGAACTGGATTTTCTGCAAGGACGCTGGTTGCGCGTTGAAGTGCGGGATATTGGTTTGCAGTGGTTTGTGACGCTGTGCAATAACCGTCTGGCTATCAGCCATAATGAGCTGGCGGATGTGAGCTTTAGCGCCGATGCCAACGACCTGATTCTGATAGCGGCCCGCCTCGAAGACCCGGACACGCTGTTTTTCCAGCGCCGTTTGCGTATTGAAGGTGACACCGAGCTGGGTCTGTATGTCAAAAATTTGATGGATGCGATTGAGCTTGAGAACATGCCGGCACCGCTGCGTACCGGCTTGCTGCAACTGGCCGGGTTTATTGCTGCCGGGTTACAGGAGGGTGCGCAGCCTGTCGGCGCGCACATGCCAGTATCATGCTGA
- a CDS encoding GNAT family N-acetyltransferase — protein sequence MLIRVEIPVDAPGIDALLRRTFPTSAEAELVQQLREDGQLTLGIVATDDEGGVIGYAAFSPVTLGGEDLQWVALAPMAVDESHRRQGIGEQLVYEGLDALNEFGYTAVVVLGNAHYYARFGFVPAAAQQLHCRWLGCEADFQVYPLADNHFQGASGLVEYAEPFNRF from the coding sequence ATGCTGATTCGTGTAGAAATTCCGGTCGATGCCCCCGGCATTGATGCGCTGTTGCGGCGTACGTTTCCCACCAGTGCTGAGGCCGAACTGGTTCAGCAATTGCGCGAGGATGGCCAACTGACGCTGGGTATCGTCGCTACCGACGACGAAGGCGGCGTGATTGGGTATGCCGCGTTCAGCCCGGTGACGCTGGGCGGGGAAGACCTGCAATGGGTGGCACTGGCACCGATGGCGGTAGATGAGTCGCACCGCCGTCAGGGCATTGGTGAGCAACTGGTATATGAAGGGCTGGATGCACTCAATGAGTTCGGCTATACCGCGGTTGTCGTACTGGGTAATGCTCATTACTATGCGCGCTTCGGCTTTGTGCCTGCGGCCGCGCAACAGTTGCATTGCCGCTGGCTGGGGTGCGAGGCGGATTTTCAGGTCTATCCGCTGGCGGATAACCATTTTCAGGGAGCCAGTGGCCTGGTGGAATACGCCGAGCCGTTTAATCGCTTCTGA
- a CDS encoding GIY-YIG nuclease family protein, whose translation MNSSDSIWFLYLLRTEAGALYTGITTDVARRLAQHQAGKGARALRGKGPLTLVYYCVAGDRSTALKWEYRIKQLSKMQKERLVQHQPATLDDFPPLFRSD comes from the coding sequence GTGAACAGCAGCGACAGCATATGGTTCTTATATCTGCTCCGCACCGAGGCCGGAGCGCTCTATACCGGTATCACCACCGATGTGGCGCGCAGGCTGGCACAGCACCAGGCCGGAAAAGGGGCGCGGGCATTACGCGGCAAGGGGCCGCTGACGCTGGTGTATTACTGTGTGGCGGGCGATCGCTCAACGGCACTAAAATGGGAATATCGCATCAAGCAATTGAGCAAAATGCAAAAAGAAAGGCTGGTGCAACACCAGCCTGCCACACTTGACGATTTTCCGCCGCTATTCAGAAGCGATTAA
- the deoC gene encoding deoxyribose-phosphate aldolase has protein sequence MSELTIMAQRALGLMDLTTLNDDDTEEKVIALCRQANSPAGKTAAICIYPRFIPLARKVLREQGTPDVRIATVTNFPHGRDDIAIALVETNAAIAYGADEVDVVFPYRALMAGNRQVGFDLVKACKAACESAGVLLKVIIETGELQTDALIREASEIAIDAGADFIKTSTGKVAVNATLHSAEVMLTVLREKGVGEHVGFKPAGGVRSAQDAADYLQLADSIMGEGWADARHFRFGASGLLASLLTTLGHATSGEKSGY, from the coding sequence ATGAGTGAACTGACCATAATGGCGCAGCGGGCGCTGGGGCTGATGGATTTAACCACCCTGAATGACGATGACACCGAAGAGAAGGTGATCGCACTGTGTCGTCAGGCCAATAGCCCGGCAGGTAAAACGGCGGCGATTTGTATCTACCCGCGTTTTATCCCGCTGGCGCGTAAAGTGCTGCGTGAGCAGGGGACGCCGGATGTTCGCATCGCCACCGTGACCAATTTTCCTCACGGCCGTGACGATATCGCTATCGCACTGGTGGAAACCAATGCCGCCATTGCCTATGGCGCGGATGAGGTGGATGTGGTGTTCCCGTATCGGGCGCTGATGGCGGGCAATCGGCAGGTTGGTTTTGACCTGGTGAAAGCCTGCAAAGCGGCCTGTGAGTCAGCCGGTGTGCTGCTGAAAGTGATTATTGAAACTGGCGAATTGCAAACCGATGCGCTGATCCGTGAAGCCAGCGAAATCGCGATTGATGCCGGGGCGGATTTTATCAAAACCTCCACAGGCAAGGTGGCGGTGAATGCCACGCTGCATTCGGCTGAAGTGATGCTGACGGTGCTGCGCGAAAAAGGCGTGGGCGAGCACGTTGGTTTTAAACCGGCCGGCGGCGTGCGCAGTGCGCAAGACGCGGCGGATTACCTGCAACTGGCTGATAGCATCATGGGCGAAGGCTGGGCGGATGCCCGCCACTTCCGCTTTGGCGCATCCGGTTTGCTTGCCAGCCTGCTCACGACGCTCGGCCATGCGACTTCGGGCGAGAAAAGCGGTTATTAA
- the deoA gene encoding thymidine phosphorylase, with product MFLTQEIIRKKRDGHALSAEEIRFFINGVRDNTVSEGQIAALAMTIFFHDMNMDERVALTLAMRDSGTVLDWSGLNLNGPLVDKHSTGGVGDVTSLMLGPMVAACGGYVPMISGRGLGHTGGTLDKLESIPGLDILPDNERFRRIIRDVGVAIIGQTTSLAPADKRFYATRDITATVDSIPLITASILAKKLAEGLDALVMDVKVGSGAFMPTYEQSEQLARAIVGVANNAGCRTSALLTDMNQVLASSAGNALEVREAVRFLTGEQRNPRLLEVTMALCESMLLSGKLAHDPAEARAKLQAVLDNGRAAEVFGRMVAAQQGPVDFVEHYDRYLQPATLSKPVFADQQGFVSAMDARALGMVVVALGGGRRQASDIIDSSVGLSEMVSLGDRVDAARPLAVIHAKTESDWQQAAEALRAAVRIDEVPPATCPLIYRRLDMADL from the coding sequence GTGTTTTTGACTCAGGAAATTATCCGTAAAAAACGGGATGGACATGCGCTCAGTGCTGAAGAAATCCGCTTTTTCATCAATGGGGTGCGTGATAATACCGTCTCTGAAGGGCAAATCGCCGCGCTGGCGATGACCATCTTTTTTCATGATATGAACATGGATGAGCGGGTGGCGCTGACGCTGGCGATGCGTGATTCTGGCACCGTGCTGGATTGGTCGGGGCTGAATCTCAACGGCCCGCTGGTGGATAAACACTCGACCGGCGGCGTGGGCGATGTCACCTCGCTGATGTTAGGCCCGATGGTGGCCGCCTGTGGCGGCTACGTGCCGATGATTTCTGGCCGGGGACTTGGCCACACCGGTGGCACGCTCGATAAGCTGGAGTCGATCCCGGGGCTCGATATTTTGCCCGATAATGAGCGCTTTCGCCGCATTATCCGTGATGTCGGTGTGGCGATTATCGGCCAGACGACCTCGCTGGCCCCTGCCGATAAGCGCTTTTATGCCACCCGTGACATTACCGCCACGGTGGACTCCATCCCGCTGATTACCGCCTCGATTTTAGCGAAAAAGCTGGCAGAAGGGCTGGATGCGCTGGTGATGGATGTCAAAGTCGGTTCCGGCGCGTTTATGCCGACCTATGAACAGTCTGAACAGTTAGCGCGCGCGATTGTTGGTGTGGCCAATAATGCCGGTTGCCGCACCAGCGCATTGCTGACCGATATGAATCAGGTGCTGGCCTCCAGCGCCGGTAATGCGCTGGAAGTGCGTGAAGCGGTGCGCTTTTTGACCGGCGAACAGCGTAATCCGCGCCTGCTTGAGGTGACGATGGCGTTATGTGAGTCGATGCTGCTGTCAGGCAAGCTGGCGCATGACCCTGCCGAAGCGCGCGCCAAATTGCAGGCGGTGCTGGACAATGGCCGCGCCGCCGAGGTGTTTGGCCGGATGGTGGCGGCCCAGCAAGGCCCGGTGGATTTCGTCGAGCATTACGATCGTTATCTGCAACCGGCCACGTTAAGCAAACCGGTATTTGCCGACCAGCAGGGCTTCGTCAGTGCGATGGATGCGCGTGCGCTGGGCATGGTGGTGGTGGCGCTGGGTGGTGGGCGACGTCAGGCCAGTGATATCATTGACAGCAGTGTCGGGTTGAGTGAGATGGTCAGCCTGGGCGACAGGGTTGATGCGGCCCGCCCGCTGGCGGTCATCCACGCTAAAACGGAGTCTGACTGGCAGCAGGCGGCAGAGGCGCTGCGCGCTGCGGTGCGGATTGACGAGGTGCCGCCCGCAACCTGTCCGCTGATTTACCGTCGGCTGGATATGGCTGACCTCTGA
- the deoB gene encoding phosphopentomutase encodes MKRAFIMVLDSFGIGSSADAGQFGDAGSDTLGHIAHACAQGQANRGRQGPLQLPNLSRLGLGKAAQGSTGHFPPGLDEQAQIIGGYAYASELSSGKDTPSGHWEIAGVPVLFDWGYFRDEHNSFPEALLDRLVERAGLPGYLGNCHSSGTVILDQLGEEHMKTGKPIFYTSADSVFQIACHEETFGLDKLYELCEIAREELTDGGYNIGRVIARPFVGEKAGQFQRTGNRHDLAVEPPAPTVLKKLVDEKGGQVVSVGKIADIYANVGITKKVKATGIDALFDATLAEMEQAGDNTIVFTNFVDFDSSYGHRRDVAGYAAALELFDRRLPEMLARVTEDDILILTADHGCDPSWPGTDHTREHVPVLIYGPKVAPGDYGHRTTFADIGQTVARYFGVSPMDYGTAML; translated from the coding sequence ATGAAACGTGCATTTATTATGGTGCTGGACTCGTTCGGTATCGGCAGTAGCGCAGATGCCGGGCAGTTTGGTGACGCAGGTTCAGATACGCTGGGCCATATCGCACATGCCTGCGCACAGGGCCAGGCCAATCGCGGGCGTCAGGGGCCGTTGCAGTTGCCGAACCTAAGCCGATTGGGGCTGGGCAAAGCGGCGCAAGGCTCCACCGGGCATTTCCCGCCGGGGCTGGATGAACAGGCGCAGATAATCGGTGGCTATGCTTATGCCAGCGAGCTCTCTTCTGGCAAAGATACGCCGTCCGGTCACTGGGAAATCGCCGGGGTGCCGGTGCTGTTCGACTGGGGCTATTTCCGTGATGAACACAATAGCTTCCCCGAGGCGCTGTTAGACCGGCTGGTTGAACGTGCCGGGCTGCCGGGTTATCTCGGCAATTGCCACTCGTCAGGGACGGTAATTCTTGACCAGCTTGGCGAGGAGCACATGAAAACCGGCAAGCCGATTTTCTATACCTCGGCGGATTCGGTATTCCAGATTGCCTGCCACGAAGAGACCTTCGGGCTGGATAAACTGTATGAACTGTGTGAAATCGCCCGTGAAGAGCTGACTGACGGCGGGTACAACATCGGGCGGGTGATAGCCCGGCCGTTTGTCGGTGAGAAAGCCGGTCAGTTCCAGCGCACCGGCAACCGTCACGATCTGGCGGTCGAGCCGCCTGCGCCGACGGTGCTGAAAAAACTGGTGGACGAGAAGGGCGGTCAGGTGGTGTCGGTGGGCAAAATTGCCGACATCTACGCCAACGTCGGCATCACCAAAAAAGTCAAAGCAACGGGTATCGACGCGTTGTTTGACGCCACGCTTGCCGAGATGGAGCAGGCCGGTGACAACACCATTGTGTTCACCAATTTTGTCGATTTCGACTCCTCTTACGGCCATCGCCGCGATGTGGCAGGGTACGCCGCCGCGCTGGAGCTGTTTGACCGCCGTCTGCCGGAGATGCTGGCGCGCGTGACGGAGGATGACATTCTGATTCTGACCGCCGACCACGGTTGTGACCCGAGCTGGCCGGGCACCGATCACACCCGCGAGCATGTGCCGGTGCTGATTTACGGCCCGAAGGTTGCACCGGGCGACTACGGCCACCGCACTACCTTTGCCGATATCGGCCAGACGGTTGCCCGCTATTTTGGCGTGTCGCCGATGGATTACGGCACCGCAATGCTGTGA
- the deoD gene encoding purine-nucleoside phosphorylase, giving the protein MATPHINAEMGDFADVVLMPGDPLRAKYIAETFLENAVEVNNVRGMLGFTGTYKGRRISVMGHGMGIPSCSIYTKELITEYGVKKIIRVGSCGAVREDVKLRDVVIGMGACTDSKVNRMRFKDHDFSAIADFDLLRHAVDAAKARGINARVGNLFSADLFYTPDPHMFDVMEKYGILGVEMEAAGIYGVAAEFGAKALAICTVSDHIRTHEQTTAAERQTTFNEMIEIALESVLLGDKAEA; this is encoded by the coding sequence ATGGCTACGCCACATATCAATGCAGAAATGGGTGACTTCGCGGACGTGGTACTGATGCCGGGCGACCCGCTGCGCGCCAAGTACATCGCGGAAACCTTTCTGGAAAACGCCGTTGAAGTGAATAACGTGCGCGGCATGCTGGGCTTCACCGGCACGTACAAAGGCCGCCGCATCTCGGTGATGGGCCACGGCATGGGCATTCCGTCCTGCTCTATCTACACCAAAGAGCTGATAACAGAATACGGCGTGAAGAAGATCATCCGCGTCGGCTCCTGCGGTGCGGTACGCGAAGACGTGAAACTGCGTGACGTGGTGATTGGCATGGGCGCGTGCACCGATTCCAAAGTCAACCGCATGCGCTTTAAAGATCACGACTTCTCCGCCATTGCCGATTTCGACCTGCTGCGCCACGCGGTGGACGCGGCCAAAGCACGCGGCATCAACGCCCGCGTCGGCAACCTGTTCTCCGCTGATTTGTTCTACACGCCTGACCCGCACATGTTCGACGTGATGGAAAAATACGGCATTCTGGGCGTGGAAATGGAAGCGGCCGGTATCTACGGCGTGGCGGCGGAATTCGGCGCGAAAGCGCTGGCCATCTGCACCGTGTCTGACCATATCCGTACCCACGAGCAGACCACCGCTGCCGAGCGCCAGACCACCTTTAACGAGATGATCGAAATCGCGCTGGAATCGGTGTTGCTGGGCGATAAAGCCGAGGCGTGA